GAGCGGACGATCAGTGCAAACTACCTGGCGGATTTGAATGACCTTTATGAGGAGTGGGTGGAGAACTTTGATCTCTGTCCGGTTCTCACCGTCCCTTCTGATGATCTGGATTATGTCGCCAAACCCCAACACCTGGCACTGGTCATCGAGAAAGTGCAGGAGATTCTGATCGGCAAGGAAGAAGTCCGTTTCGATCTGTAACAATTTGTTGTATTCAATGCAAATTAATCAAAAACAGACGCGTCCGAGCGTCTGTTTTATTTTTTGATTTATATTGATTATGCTGATTTTATTCCGTTAGTTCAGGAATCTCCGCCGAGTCGTTCTCATTCTCCCCCACTGGGGGCAATTCCTCGCCGCGAGGGGTAACGACCAGTTTGATAGCCGTCCGAACTTTGCCGTCAATCTCAACATCAACAAATTCGGGGACGCAGATAATATCAATACCATCGTTTACGAGATACCCTTTGGCAAGGATGATTGCTTTTACAGCCTGATTGACTGCGCCAGCACCAATAGATTGAACCTCTGCGTATCGGTGTTCACGCATTACACCTGCAATTGCCCCTGCTACGGCAGCGGTTCTGGAATTAGCTGATACTTTTATGACGTTCATAATCTGTTTCCTTGAATGTGTGTCATTCGAGCCTTGTGCGAAAAAGTTCTTGAATGAGTGGGGAATACCATTGCCTATTTTCGATTTTACAGGATTTTTATATTTATATCAAGAACCCATATATTCTTTATAAAATTCAAGAATTGTCAAACAAAGGGTTCGAAAGCCGCGATTTTTATGTTTCCTTTGCTATAATATTGGGCTATTCCACCGGTAACTGGTAGACACGATAGCGTTTATAAATCCAGCCGCCCATCCGTTCAGCCAGCATGGGGGTCTTGGGGTTGTCGATGGAAGTGAGCGACAGGTCCACCCATTCATAGCCTTTGGCCCGGGCGCGCTTCAGCATCTCCGAGAAGAGCATCAGGCTGACACCGGAGCCCCAGTATTCCGGCAGCACCAAGACGCTTTTGATCGCCAGGCATTTTGGCGTCAGGTTCTTATAACGCAGCAGTTTCAGGGTGTCCCAGGGATAGCGCAGGCCATTTAGGTGGTGCAGGATTTCATTGAGGTTGGGGATGCCGGGGAAAAACCCCACCGTCTGATCGCCTACATCGGCGAAGAGTACCAGCTCAGGGTCGGCATATTTGCGGAACGGCTCCAGGGTGTCATTCAGGGCTTCCCGATCCCAGCCCACATAGTCCACCAGGTGGGAGAGGGCCTTGTTGAGCAAATAATGCACCCGGTCTGCTTCCCGGTCCCATTCTTCCAGGCGAGCTTCCCGAATCACCGCGACGCCGCGTTCCTTGGCTTTTTCGGCGAGTTTGTGGAGCAACTGGAATTCACGGGTGTCTTTAGTGATGTCCACCGCAAAGGCGATATTATCCGGTCGGTAGGGTGTGAAGCCGTAATTGACCACTAAATCCTCATAATAGGCTGGGGTGTGACCGCAGCTGATGGCTGGGGGCCGGTCACGGCCTTCGATCAGCACGCCATAGGCGGAATCATAGTCCTGGTGAAAGGGACCAATCATCTGGGTCAGGTTATGCTCCTTTGCCCAGTCCCTAACACAATCGAAGAGGGCGTTTGCAACACCCTGATCATTGATGCATTCAAAGAAACCAAACATGGCATCCGAACGGTCGCGGGATTCGTTGGAGGAGTGGTCTTCCGCTGCCATGATTGTCCCGGCCAGCTTGTCGTCCTTATAGACCAGGAAGAAATCTGCTATGCCGTGCTGGTAGAATGTGCCCTTTTCTGGGTCAAGCTGTTTCATGCGGTCAGGCACGAGGGGCGGCACCCAGAGGGGGTCATCTCTGTAGATCTGCCAGGGAAAAGTCGCATATTGGCGGCGTTGGTGATGGGTTGACACTTTCTGAATGGATATTTGGCTCATAATGACTCCTGTTGATCTGTTTGGCTGCGGCGCACTTCGAGTTCCTGAACGACATCATGGTACTCATCCCTGGAGAGGGGGTAGAGGACGGCAAAGATGATCCCGCCCACCAGCAGCAGCGCCGGGATCGGGCCCACCACCATCCGGATGCCCGTGATGGTGGATTCGGGCTGAACGGCGGCATTAGGGATATAGCCGCTGAGGTCCAGCACCGCCAGCGCCAGGGG
This Chloroflexota bacterium DNA region includes the following protein-coding sequences:
- a CDS encoding stage V sporulation protein S, with translation MNVIKVSANSRTAAVAGAIAGVMREHRYAEVQSIGAGAVNQAVKAIILAKGYLVNDGIDIICVPEFVDVEIDGKVRTAIKLVVTPRGEELPPVGENENDSAEIPELTE
- a CDS encoding GNAT family N-acetyltransferase, whose product is MSQISIQKVSTHHQRRQYATFPWQIYRDDPLWVPPLVPDRMKQLDPEKGTFYQHGIADFFLVYKDDKLAGTIMAAEDHSSNESRDRSDAMFGFFECINDQGVANALFDCVRDWAKEHNLTQMIGPFHQDYDSAYGVLIEGRDRPPAISCGHTPAYYEDLVVNYGFTPYRPDNIAFAVDITKDTREFQLLHKLAEKAKERGVAVIREARLEEWDREADRVHYLLNKALSHLVDYVGWDREALNDTLEPFRKYADPELVLFADVGDQTVGFFPGIPNLNEILHHLNGLRYPWDTLKLLRYKNLTPKCLAIKSVLVLPEYWGSGVSLMLFSEMLKRARAKGYEWVDLSLTSIDNPKTPMLAERMGGWIYKRYRVYQLPVE